One Cupriavidus pauculus genomic window, GCGGGCGCTCGCCTCCGCGCCGAACTGAAAGCCCGCCGTAAGTTTCCCGCCGCCGTTCTTCCAACCCGCAACGCCCCAAAAAAAGCGCCCGGACGCACCGTGGAGGTGGCCGGGCCGCCGGATCAGGGATATATCCGGAAAGGGGGGGTGCTGCAGGGGTAAAACGGAAATCGGGATGGCGGTTACCCGCCCATCGGTTTCGTGTCAGTCGGGTGCGGGTCAGTCGCTACGGCGACCCGCGAGCAGCAGACCGATGAACGCACCGGCCAGCGCCGCGATCCCCACCGCCTTGAGCGGGGATTCCACGACGCGCTGCCGGCCGGTGTCCACGGCCGCATCGACGTGATCGCGCGCCCAGTGCACGCCATCGTAGGTTTGCGCCCGCACGCGGTCGGCAAGCTTGTGCGCGCGTTCGCGCAGACGTTCGCCGGCCTGCATGCTTTCGGCCGAGCCTTCGTGCGCGAGCACCTCGATCGTTTGCTGCAACTGCGAGATCAGCGCGCGCACTTCGTCAGACACCGGTGCCGCGGCATCGCGGGCGGCATCGCGCGTGTCGCGCGCCGAGTGCTTGATCTGGCGGACAGTGTTCTGCGCACTGTCGGCAAGGTGATTCATTTCCTTCCGGACCTTCGGATTCTGCGTAAGCATGTTCAACTCCTTCTTCACGGATTGGGCGCCTTCAAAACACGATGACCGCCCGGGGGCGGCCATCGTGCCGCTGCGCTTCAACTACCGGCGTCGCACCAGGCCCATCACGAAGGTGACGAGCGCCACGACCAGGAAGATGAAGAACAGGATCTTGGCGATTTCCACGGCGCCGGCGGCGATACCGCCGAAGCCGAAGATCGCCGCGATCAGGGCGACAATGAAAAAGACGAGTGCGTAGTGCAGCATGGCCGGTCTCCCGAGGTTAGCGAAGTGCACCGGCTTTCGGCGCCTTCTGCTTGCGCCACGGTGCGCAAGCTCATAGGCTCATCGTAGGGGCCGGTTCCTCCACCAAAAACCGAAACGGCGCCGATTCACATGTCAGCCGAGTCCTACATCGCGCCACGCTGCGCGCTGGATGCGGCCAAATGGGGCGGCCGGTACGATTGACCCCGCGCGCATGATGTGATCCCATGGCCGCGCAAATCTTCTGTCTCCCAGGCCCAACGACATGGTCAAGCACTCCTTACTTCTCAGAAACACGCTGCTGCTGGCCGGCGGCATCGTGCTGACGCTGGCCGTCCTCATCGCCTCGGAAACCGGCAACCTCAGGCTGCGCGAGGGCTATACGCAGGCCGTGCGCTCGCAGCAGCTGCAGAGCGACCTCGGCGCGCTCGTGGGCGAACTGGTCAATGCGGAAGCCGGCCAGCGCGGCTTTCTGCTGACCGGCAAGGAAAGCTACCTCGACCCCTACTACAAGGCGCTACCGCGCATCACGACCCTCATGGGTCAGATCCGCCAGCACTACGCCGACGATCCCGAGGGCCTGCGCCTGTTCGCCGAGACCTCGCAGTTCGTCACGCGCAAGGTCAACGAGATGGCGCTGACGCTCGTCTACGGCAAGCGCGACGTTGACGTGGCGCTCGACCTCATCCGCACCGACTACGGCAAGCAGACCATGGAGAACGCGCGGCGCGGGCTCGAACATCTGCAGGCGCGCGAGTCCGGTACCGTCACGCACAACCTCGAGGCGGCCGAGCACGACCTGCAGCTTTCACGCTATGGCATCGGCCTGCTGACCACGATCAACATCCTCCTGCTCGTCGCGGTGGGACTCGGCCACTCGCGCCGCATGACGATGGCGGAAGCCGCGCGCGTGCAGCTGGAAGAAGAAAGCGCGCGGCTGGACCGAAAGGTACGCGCGCGCACGCGGCAGCTCTCCGCCCTGGCCGCCCACTTGCAGCGCGTGACCGAGGACGAGAAGACGCGCCTGGCGCGCGAGCTGCACGACGAGCTCGGCGCGATTCTCACCGCCATCAAGCTCGATCTGCACTGGGTACGGCTGCGTGTGCAGGAGACCCATCCCGAAGCGCGCGACAAGATCACGCGCGTGATGCTCCACGTGGACCAGAGTATCCAGATCAAGCGCCGGCTCATCGAGGACCTGCGCCCCACGGTGCTGCTCAACCTCGGGCTGCGCGAGGCGATCGTGCAGACCGTCGAGGACGTCGGCACGCGCAACGAGTGGGAGACCACGGTCGATCTTCCGGAAACGGTGCCGCCGCTGCGCGACAGTGCCGCCATCGCGCTCTACCGTATCGTGCAGGAGTCGCTCAACAATGCGAGCAAGTACGCCGAGGCCCATCACGTGTCCGTCAGCCTCGCCTGCACACCGCAGGAACTCACGCTCGTGGTGCGCGACGACGGCGTCGGCCTGCCGCCCGATTTCGATGCGGGCAGCACGGCGGGCCATCATGGACTGCTGGGCATGGAACAGCGCGTGACCGCGCTCGGCGGCACGATGCATATCGACTCCGCGCCAGGCAAGGGCGTGACGGTACGCGTGGTGGTGCCGCTGACGACGACGGTACTCGCGCCGCCGGAAGAGGAAGTCGAAGCCTGAGGTTCAATGCCCCGTCACTGGGGCGAGGTCGCGTAGTCCTCGATGACGCGGAACACCTGTTCCAGCTCGAGCGACTTGTCGAAGAAGTAGTCGGCACCGGCCTCGGTGCACTGGCGCCGGTACATCGAGACCTGCGCGTGGTTCGTATAGACGATGCGGATACCGGACAGCCCGGTCTTCTGCATTTCACGCAGCACGTTGATGCCGTTGCCCTGGCGCAATTGCAGGTCGCAGATCACGACGTGATAGCTGCCTTCGCTCACGAGCCGGATGGCCGTGCTTTCGGTGTCGGCCCAGTCCACGCTTTCCACGAACGGGAACGCATTCAGATACTCGAGCAGCATCCCACGCAGCACCGGCGAGTCCTCGATCAGGAGGACTCGCAGCAATCGGTGCGAGGAGGCCGCGGCTTGCTCCGGCATGGCGCTGTGGGATTCGGTAACTGACTGGGCGATGGGGTGAATGCGATAGAGGTTGGCGCGGCTTACTCGACCAGGCCGTTCTTGATGGCGTAATAGGTCAGGTCGGCATTGGTCTTCATGCCCATCTTCTCCAGGATGCGAGAGCGGTAAGTACTGACGGTCTTCACGCTCAGGAACAGTTCATCGGCAATCACGGATACGGACTGCCCGCGCGAGAGCTTGCAGAAAATCTGGAACTCGCGCTCGGAAAGCGTCTGGTGCACCGGCTGCTCGGTCGGCTTGTCGAGGCCGCCGATCAGCAGGTCGGCGACGGTGGCGCTCACATACCGGCGGCCCTGCGCCACGGTGCGGATCGCCTTGACGAGGTCGTCGGGCGCGCTTTCCTTGGTCAGATAGCCCGAAGCGCCGGCACGGATCAGGTTGATCGCGTACTGGTCTTCCGGATAGGTGGACAGGATCAGGACTGGCAGATTGGGCAGACGCTGTCGGATCAGCTTGAGCACGTCGATGCCGTTGCGGTCCGGCATGGAAATATCGAGCACGAGCACGTCGAACTCGCTGTCGCGCAACTGCGCCATCACTTCATCGCCGCTGGCGGCTTCGCCCGTCACCTTGATGTCGGGTTCTTCGGAAATGAACTGGCGCAAACCCGCGCGCACGATCTCATGATCATCGGCGATCAAGACGCGGATCATCGGTGTCTCCACGGTAAAGGGGCAGCCCGGATG contains:
- a CDS encoding YqjD family protein, which translates into the protein MLTQNPKVRKEMNHLADSAQNTVRQIKHSARDTRDAARDAAAPVSDEVRALISQLQQTIEVLAHEGSAESMQAGERLRERAHKLADRVRAQTYDGVHWARDHVDAAVDTGRQRVVESPLKAVGIAALAGAFIGLLLAGRRSD
- a CDS encoding DUF1328 domain-containing protein, which produces MLHYALVFFIVALIAAIFGFGGIAAGAVEIAKILFFIFLVVALVTFVMGLVRRR
- a CDS encoding CHASE3 domain-containing protein encodes the protein MVKHSLLLRNTLLLAGGIVLTLAVLIASETGNLRLREGYTQAVRSQQLQSDLGALVGELVNAEAGQRGFLLTGKESYLDPYYKALPRITTLMGQIRQHYADDPEGLRLFAETSQFVTRKVNEMALTLVYGKRDVDVALDLIRTDYGKQTMENARRGLEHLQARESGTVTHNLEAAEHDLQLSRYGIGLLTTINILLLVAVGLGHSRRMTMAEAARVQLEEESARLDRKVRARTRQLSALAAHLQRVTEDEKTRLARELHDELGAILTAIKLDLHWVRLRVQETHPEARDKITRVMLHVDQSIQIKRRLIEDLRPTVLLNLGLREAIVQTVEDVGTRNEWETTVDLPETVPPLRDSAAIALYRIVQESLNNASKYAEAHHVSVSLACTPQELTLVVRDDGVGLPPDFDAGSTAGHHGLLGMEQRVTALGGTMHIDSAPGKGVTVRVVVPLTTTVLAPPEEEVEA
- a CDS encoding response regulator; amino-acid sequence: MPEQAAASSHRLLRVLLIEDSPVLRGMLLEYLNAFPFVESVDWADTESTAIRLVSEGSYHVVICDLQLRQGNGINVLREMQKTGLSGIRIVYTNHAQVSMYRRQCTEAGADYFFDKSLELEQVFRVIEDYATSPQ
- a CDS encoding response regulator transcription factor → MIRVLIADDHEIVRAGLRQFISEEPDIKVTGEAASGDEVMAQLRDSEFDVLVLDISMPDRNGIDVLKLIRQRLPNLPVLILSTYPEDQYAINLIRAGASGYLTKESAPDDLVKAIRTVAQGRRYVSATVADLLIGGLDKPTEQPVHQTLSEREFQIFCKLSRGQSVSVIADELFLSVKTVSTYRSRILEKMGMKTNADLTYYAIKNGLVE